A genomic region of Oleidesulfovibrio alaskensis DSM 16109 contains the following coding sequences:
- a CDS encoding Fic family protein, with product MTKSTYQPPYTITPEILNRVAAISEAIGRLTVLTDQARALRLRHINRIRTIHGSLAIEGNTLSEAQIIAILEGKRVIAPPREVQEVKNALAAYDRFNSWKPSLEKDLLEAHRMLMSGLIDEAGLYRHGGVGVMAGSQVIHMAPPADRVPHLMSDLFTWLAATDAHPLIASSVFHYEFEFIHPFADGNGRMGRLWQSLILVRWNPLFADIPVESLTFEHQAEYYQALQESTQRTDSAPFIAFILRMILDTVTSSAPQVSPQVTPQVGDLLAAIRGEIGREALQSAMGLSDRKSFRERYLKPALAEGLIEMTIPDKPNSRLQKYRLTDKGRQWLAQHGDG from the coding sequence ATGACGAAATCCACCTACCAGCCGCCCTACACCATCACTCCTGAGATACTGAACCGGGTCGCCGCCATCAGCGAGGCCATCGGTCGGTTGACCGTGCTCACTGATCAGGCGAGAGCTTTGCGGCTGCGGCACATCAACCGTATTCGCACCATTCACGGCTCGCTGGCCATCGAGGGCAATACCCTGAGCGAAGCGCAGATCATCGCGATTCTGGAGGGCAAGCGGGTCATCGCCCCGCCCCGCGAGGTGCAGGAGGTGAAAAACGCCCTGGCCGCCTATGACCGTTTCAACAGCTGGAAACCCTCATTGGAAAAAGATTTGCTGGAGGCGCATCGGATGCTGATGTCCGGCCTGATCGACGAGGCGGGACTGTATCGGCATGGAGGTGTGGGAGTCATGGCGGGAAGCCAAGTGATCCACATGGCCCCGCCCGCCGACCGGGTGCCGCATCTGATGAGTGACCTGTTCACTTGGCTGGCCGCCACCGACGCCCATCCGCTCATCGCCAGTTCGGTTTTTCACTACGAGTTCGAATTCATCCACCCCTTCGCCGACGGCAACGGCCGCATGGGGCGGCTGTGGCAGAGCCTGATCTTGGTTCGCTGGAATCCCCTGTTCGCCGATATCCCGGTGGAAAGCCTGACCTTTGAGCACCAGGCCGAGTATTACCAGGCCCTGCAGGAAAGCACCCAAAGGACCGACTCCGCCCCGTTCATTGCCTTCATACTGCGGATGATCCTGGATACGGTGACCTCCTCCGCCCCCCAAGTCAGCCCTCAAGTTACCCCCCAAGTCGGCGATCTGCTGGCGGCGATCCGGGGCGAGATAGGCCGCGAGGCACTGCAATCCGCCATGGGGCTTTCGGACCGCAAATCCTTCCGCGAGCGCTACCTCAAACCGGCCCTGGCTGAGGGCCTGATTGAGATGACCATTCCCGACAAGCCCAACAGCCGCTTGCAGAAATACCGCTTGACCGACAAGGGCCGCCAGTGGCTGGCGCAGCATGGCGATGGATAA
- a CDS encoding DUF3375 domain-containing protein gives MALDYATLELLRQNHPAWRLLCADHAPLVAGFLHRVFIVPNVRNLSQADLVEALEDELFALREQLGVEAFPRTAQDYLNDWAENDKGWLRKFYPSGTDEPHFDLTPATEKALAWLEGLTERAFVGTESRLLTLFELLRQMSEGSQTDPQVRIAELQKRRSDIDAEIARILAGDIPLLDDTGQKDRFQQFLQLARELLTDFREVEHNFRTLDRRVRERIALWEGAKGALLEEIMGERDAIADSDQGKSFRAFWDFLMSQSRQEELTRLLEQVLSLPPILAMRHETRLQRVHYDWLEAGEHTQRTVAKLSEQLRRFLDDQAWLENRRIMDILHSVENHALALREEFPSGDFMPLAETSATVELPLERPLYRPPLKPLIAEMALDEGDADVDTAALYAQVVVDRAELTRNIRQELQGRSQITLAEVVTRHPLRHGLAELVAYLQLAGEWPKTAVDDEVQEQVSWQLETGIMRQATLPRIILLRN, from the coding sequence ATGGCACTGGACTACGCCACTTTAGAGCTGCTCCGCCAGAACCACCCTGCGTGGCGTTTGCTGTGCGCAGATCACGCGCCGCTGGTGGCCGGTTTTCTGCACCGGGTGTTCATCGTGCCCAATGTTCGCAATCTGTCTCAGGCTGATCTGGTCGAGGCGTTGGAAGATGAGCTTTTCGCCCTGCGTGAGCAGCTGGGGGTCGAGGCCTTTCCCAGAACCGCGCAAGACTATCTCAACGACTGGGCCGAAAACGACAAGGGGTGGCTGCGCAAATTCTATCCTTCCGGGACGGACGAACCGCACTTTGATCTGACTCCGGCGACGGAGAAGGCCCTGGCCTGGCTGGAGGGGCTAACCGAACGCGCCTTTGTCGGCACGGAATCCCGTCTGCTGACCCTGTTTGAGCTACTACGACAGATGAGCGAAGGGAGCCAGACCGATCCGCAAGTGCGAATCGCAGAACTGCAAAAGCGCCGCAGCGATATCGACGCGGAGATCGCCCGCATTCTGGCGGGTGATATTCCGCTTCTGGACGACACCGGTCAGAAGGATCGCTTTCAACAGTTTTTGCAGCTGGCTCGGGAGCTGCTGACCGACTTTCGCGAGGTGGAGCACAATTTTCGTACGCTTGACCGCCGGGTGCGCGAACGCATTGCCCTTTGGGAGGGAGCAAAAGGGGCGCTGCTCGAAGAGATCATGGGCGAGCGCGATGCCATCGCCGATTCCGATCAAGGGAAGAGCTTTCGCGCCTTCTGGGATTTCCTGATGTCCCAGTCCCGTCAGGAAGAATTGACCCGGCTGTTGGAACAGGTTTTGTCCCTTCCGCCGATCCTCGCCATGCGTCATGAAACTCGTCTGCAACGCGTACATTACGACTGGCTGGAGGCAGGTGAACACACCCAGCGGACGGTGGCGAAGCTTTCCGAGCAGCTGCGGCGGTTTCTCGATGATCAGGCCTGGCTGGAGAATCGCCGCATCATGGACATCCTGCACAGCGTCGAAAACCATGCGCTGGCGTTGCGCGAGGAGTTTCCATCGGGGGATTTCATGCCTTTGGCCGAGACCTCCGCAACGGTTGAACTCCCCCTGGAGCGACCTCTCTATCGGCCGCCGCTCAAGCCCCTCATTGCCGAGATGGCGTTGGACGAAGGGGATGCGGATGTGGATACGGCGGCCCTCTACGCACAGGTGGTGGTTGACCGGGCCGAGTTGACCCGGAATATTCGGCAGGAACTCCAGGGGCGCAGCCAGATCACCCTTGCCGAGGTGGTGACTCGCCATCCGTTGCGTCACGGTTTGGCCGAACTTGTTGCCTATCTGCAGCTGGCCGGAGAATGGCCCAAAACGGCCGTGGACGATGAGGTGCAGGAACAGGTGAGCTGGCAGCTGGAGACTGGCATCATGCGCCAGGCGACCTTGCCGCGCATTATTTTGCTGAGGAACTGA
- a CDS encoding DUF4194 domain-containing protein produces MMNVADTNPSHSARPPHELSSVVVPLLKGVLYQEDNPGLWGSLLHLQASVRDYVAVLGLDLMLDEAEGYAFLRSRQDEDEDGQAVMPRLVARRQLSYPVSLLLALLRKKLAEFDAGGGDTRLILSRDEVVELIRIFLPAGSNEVKLIDQVDATLNKIAELGFIRRLRGQGQMIEVRRIIKAFVDAQWLADFDERLAEYRQQLAQPLEGMDG; encoded by the coding sequence ATGATGAATGTCGCCGATACCAACCCCAGCCATTCTGCCCGGCCGCCCCACGAACTCTCGTCGGTGGTGGTGCCTCTGCTCAAGGGCGTGCTCTATCAGGAGGACAACCCCGGATTGTGGGGCTCGCTGCTGCATCTGCAAGCGAGCGTTCGGGATTACGTCGCGGTTCTTGGTCTGGACCTGATGCTCGACGAGGCGGAAGGCTACGCTTTTTTGCGTTCCCGGCAGGATGAGGATGAGGACGGTCAGGCGGTCATGCCGCGCCTGGTTGCCCGGCGGCAGCTCTCCTATCCGGTCAGTTTGTTACTCGCTCTCTTGCGGAAAAAACTGGCCGAGTTCGACGCTGGTGGCGGCGATACGCGTCTGATCCTTTCCCGGGATGAAGTGGTGGAATTGATCCGGATTTTTCTACCTGCGGGCAGCAACGAGGTGAAACTCATCGATCAGGTCGATGCCACCTTAAACAAGATTGCCGAGCTCGGCTTTATCCGCCGCTTGCGCGGGCAGGGGCAGATGATTGAGGTGCGGCGCATTATCAAGGCGTTTGTCGATGCGCAGTGGCTCGCCGATTTTGACGAACGATTGGCGGAATATCGACAGCAGCTTGCGCAACCGCTGGAGGGGATGGATGGCTGA
- a CDS encoding ATP-binding protein: MAEALELEFMADDRLAGFRLQRLEVFNWGTFDGRVWTLRLGGKNGLLTGDIGSGKSTLVDAVTTLLVPSHRVAYNKAAGADSRERSLKSYVLGFYKSERQETLGSAKPVALRDFNSYSVILGVFHNAGYNKTVTLAQVFWMKEANTQPARLYAACERDLSIAADFSGFGSEMVSLRKQLRSSGVELFDSFTSYGSWFRRRFGIDNEQALDLFHQTVSLKSVGNLTDFVRSHMLEPFDVAPRISALIGHFEDLNRAHEAVLKAKRQVEMLTPLVADCERHRELAQTADNLRACRDALRPWFAILKLDLLEKRLASLNEELTRHQVAIERLEEQRRTQQGQERELRRTIAENGGDRIESIGQEILQKQDELERRKLKASRYEELVRALGQSPAATGEEFLRQRSETAKWLETTEEAEVRTQNDLNEAGVFFAQGRAEYDQLKTEITGLKARVSNIDEKQIAMRRTLCQALNLAEEEMPFAGELLQVREDERDWEGAIERLLHGFGLSLLVPDRYYAKVAQWVDQTHLRGRLVYFRVREGVRGELPSLNPDSLVRKLQVKPDSPFYDWIEREVAHRFDLACCENQDQFRRETRAITKAGQIKAPGERHEKDDRHRIDDRRRYVLGWSNVEKIAALEKDAKRQETHLADLAGRISTLQKEQSALKERLSVLSKLGEYSDFRDLDWKPVAVVIARLEAEKRELEAASDLLKTLTSQLTALEGELKETEIQLDERKDKRSKTEQKISAAQELQQQAQALLAEITEDIVQRFDLLEAMREEALGGQMLTVESCDNRERDMRDWLQARIDAEDSKIKRLSEKIVKAMTEYKGKWELETKDVDSNLAAAPEYRAMLDQLQADDLPRFEGRFKDLLNENTIREVANFQSQLARERETIKERIAQINESLTQIDYNPGRYISLEAQMNLDADIRDFQTELRTCTEGALTGSEDAQYSEAKFLQVKRIIERFRGRDEHSDMDRRWTAKVTDVRNWFVFAASERWREDNTEHEHYADSGGKSGGQKEKLAYTVLAASLAYQFGLEWGAVRSRSFRFVVIDEAFGRGSDESAQYGLQLFAQLNLQLLIVTPLQKIHIIEPFVAGVGFVHNEDGRNSVLRNLSIEEYRAEKQRMQG, from the coding sequence ATGGCTGAAGCGCTTGAATTGGAATTCATGGCAGATGACCGGCTGGCAGGTTTTCGCCTGCAACGACTCGAGGTTTTTAACTGGGGAACCTTTGACGGGAGGGTCTGGACTCTGCGACTGGGCGGAAAAAACGGTCTTCTCACCGGGGATATCGGTTCCGGAAAATCGACCCTGGTCGACGCCGTCACCACCCTGCTGGTGCCGAGTCATCGCGTTGCCTACAACAAGGCGGCCGGGGCCGACAGCCGCGAACGTTCGCTCAAGTCCTATGTGCTCGGGTTTTACAAGTCGGAGCGGCAGGAAACCCTGGGCAGCGCCAAGCCGGTCGCACTGCGCGACTTCAACAGTTATTCGGTGATCCTCGGCGTTTTTCACAACGCAGGCTACAACAAGACCGTCACCCTGGCGCAGGTCTTCTGGATGAAAGAGGCCAATACGCAACCGGCTCGTCTGTATGCGGCCTGTGAACGCGATCTGTCCATTGCGGCAGATTTTTCCGGATTCGGCAGCGAGATGGTCAGCCTTCGCAAACAGCTGCGGTCAAGCGGCGTCGAGTTGTTCGACAGCTTTACGTCCTACGGTTCCTGGTTCCGCCGTCGTTTCGGCATTGATAACGAACAGGCTTTGGATCTATTCCATCAGACCGTGTCGCTCAAGTCGGTCGGGAACCTGACCGACTTCGTGCGCAGCCACATGCTTGAGCCCTTTGATGTCGCACCGCGTATCTCCGCCCTGATCGGCCATTTCGAGGATCTCAACCGTGCTCACGAGGCGGTTCTCAAGGCCAAACGCCAGGTAGAGATGCTTACGCCTCTGGTGGCCGATTGCGAGCGGCATCGGGAGTTGGCGCAGACGGCGGATAATCTGCGAGCTTGCCGCGATGCCCTGCGGCCATGGTTCGCCATCCTGAAACTCGATCTCCTGGAGAAACGACTGGCCTCGCTGAATGAAGAGTTGACCCGACACCAAGTCGCCATCGAGCGGCTGGAGGAGCAGCGTCGTACCCAGCAGGGGCAGGAGCGTGAACTGCGTCGCACCATCGCGGAAAATGGTGGTGACCGTATTGAAAGCATCGGTCAGGAAATCCTCCAAAAACAGGATGAACTGGAACGTAGGAAACTGAAAGCATCCCGCTATGAGGAGCTAGTACGCGCCTTAGGGCAATCCCCCGCCGCGACCGGAGAAGAATTTCTGCGTCAACGGTCTGAAACCGCCAAGTGGCTCGAAACGACAGAAGAAGCCGAAGTCCGTACACAGAACGATCTCAATGAGGCAGGCGTCTTCTTCGCCCAGGGACGGGCTGAATATGATCAGTTGAAAACTGAAATCACGGGATTGAAAGCCCGAGTCAGCAATATCGACGAAAAACAAATTGCCATGCGACGTACCCTCTGTCAGGCGCTGAATCTGGCTGAAGAGGAGATGCCTTTTGCCGGTGAATTGCTGCAGGTGCGCGAGGACGAGCGTGACTGGGAAGGTGCCATCGAAAGGCTGCTTCACGGCTTCGGCTTGTCTCTGCTGGTTCCGGATCGGTATTACGCCAAGGTGGCGCAGTGGGTTGACCAAACTCACCTGCGGGGTCGGCTGGTTTATTTCCGGGTGCGGGAAGGCGTACGCGGCGAATTGCCTTCGCTTAATCCCGACTCCCTGGTGCGTAAGCTGCAAGTCAAGCCCGATTCGCCCTTTTATGACTGGATCGAAAGGGAGGTGGCCCACCGTTTTGATCTGGCCTGCTGTGAGAACCAGGATCAGTTCCGCCGCGAGACCCGTGCCATTACCAAGGCCGGACAGATCAAAGCTCCCGGGGAGCGGCATGAAAAGGATGACCGGCATCGGATAGATGATCGACGGCGTTATGTCCTTGGTTGGAGCAACGTCGAAAAAATCGCGGCGTTGGAAAAAGACGCCAAGCGGCAGGAAACGCACCTTGCCGACCTTGCCGGTCGCATCAGCACGCTGCAGAAGGAACAGTCCGCCCTCAAAGAACGTCTCTCGGTCCTCTCGAAGCTGGGGGAATACTCCGACTTTCGTGATCTCGACTGGAAACCCGTGGCGGTTGTCATCGCCAGGTTGGAAGCCGAGAAACGTGAATTAGAAGCGGCCTCCGATCTGCTCAAGACTCTGACGTCACAATTGACCGCGCTCGAAGGGGAGTTGAAAGAAACGGAGATTCAGCTTGATGAACGGAAGGATAAGCGCTCGAAAACCGAGCAAAAAATCAGCGCCGCGCAAGAGCTGCAGCAACAAGCGCAAGCTCTTTTAGCGGAAATAACAGAAGATATTGTTCAGAGATTTGACCTCCTGGAAGCGATGCGTGAGGAGGCGCTTGGCGGTCAGATGCTGACAGTCGAATCTTGCGACAATCGCGAGCGCGATATGCGTGACTGGCTGCAGGCCAGGATCGACGCCGAAGATTCGAAGATCAAGCGCCTGTCTGAAAAGATCGTCAAGGCCATGACCGAATACAAAGGGAAGTGGGAACTTGAGACCAAAGACGTGGATTCCAACCTGGCTGCCGCCCCTGAATACAGGGCAATGCTGGATCAACTGCAGGCCGATGACTTGCCCCGGTTTGAAGGACGTTTCAAGGATCTCCTGAACGAGAACACCATCCGGGAGGTGGCGAATTTTCAATCCCAGCTGGCACGCGAACGGGAAACCATCAAGGAGCGCATCGCCCAGATCAACGAATCGCTCACCCAGATTGATTACAACCCGGGACGTTATATCAGTCTCGAAGCACAGATGAATCTCGACGCCGACATCCGTGATTTCCAGACCGAATTGCGTACCTGTACCGAAGGTGCGCTCACCGGCTCGGAAGATGCACAGTATTCGGAGGCAAAATTCCTCCAGGTGAAGCGAATCATCGAGCGGTTCCGAGGCCGGGATGAACACTCGGATATGGATCGACGCTGGACGGCCAAGGTGACCGATGTGCGCAACTGGTTCGTATTCGCCGCCAGCGAGCGCTGGCGTGAAGACAACACCGAGCATGAACACTATGCGGATTCCGGCGGAAAGTCAGGCGGCCAGAAGGAAAAGCTCGCCTACACCGTCCTTGCCGCCAGCCTGGCGTATCAATTTGGCCTGGAATGGGGTGCGGTGCGCTCCCGTTCCTTCCGTTTTGTGGTCATCGATGAGGCGTTTGGGCGCGGTTCCGATGAATCGGCCCAGTATGGCTTGCAGTTGTTCGCGCAGCTCAATCTTCAACTGCTGATCGTCACGCCGTTGCAGAAAATCCATATCATCGAGCCTTTTGTCGCTGGTGTCGGGTTTGTGCACAATGAGGATGGCCGCAACTCGGTCCTGCGCAACCTGAGCATCGAGGAATATCGAGCCGAGAAACAAAGGATGCAAGGATGA
- a CDS encoding DUF3322 domain-containing protein, with the protein MTWTTPADLKNQVQKLWDRGLLLASMTGGESLFPRRLTLKGPDSRELSERFPEVRDWIGQLSAAAGPYRIEWRSVNHRVLGNNEIPAAIWIDQLSDALGLIGKRRAADQFAALVELTRDKQPELLPWLTKRSMRALELAEDWPRLLEIVGWLLKHPRPAIYLRQIDLPGVHTKLIEGHRGVLAELLDLVLPEDSIDGTHTGIGGFCRRYGFLDKPSRVRFRMLDSNVRLLPVEADQDIILTQSAFASLDLPVSKVFITENEINFLAFPDVSDAVVVFGAGYGFDNLAAATWLHEKEIYYWGDIDTHGFAILNQLRGFLPHVVSFLMDQRTLLAHRALWGVEMQPETGTLTRLNSEESALYDKLRQNHWGERVRLEQERIGFDFLRDVLREL; encoded by the coding sequence ATGACGTGGACGACCCCGGCTGATCTCAAAAATCAGGTGCAAAAGCTTTGGGATCGCGGTTTGCTGCTCGCCTCAATGACTGGCGGAGAGTCGCTCTTCCCTCGGCGTCTGACCCTCAAAGGCCCTGACTCTCGGGAATTGAGCGAACGGTTCCCCGAGGTACGGGATTGGATCGGCCAATTGTCCGCTGCCGCAGGTCCCTATCGAATTGAATGGCGCAGTGTCAACCACCGTGTTCTTGGAAACAATGAAATCCCGGCGGCAATCTGGATCGACCAGCTTTCGGATGCTCTTGGATTGATTGGCAAGCGCCGGGCAGCGGATCAGTTCGCGGCGCTGGTTGAACTGACCAGAGACAAACAGCCTGAATTACTTCCCTGGCTGACAAAACGGTCGATGCGTGCCTTGGAGTTGGCCGAAGACTGGCCACGACTGCTGGAGATTGTCGGCTGGTTGCTGAAACATCCCCGCCCTGCGATTTATCTGCGTCAGATCGACCTACCGGGTGTCCATACCAAATTGATCGAAGGACATCGTGGCGTGCTGGCGGAACTGCTCGATCTCGTGCTGCCGGAGGATTCTATTGATGGAACTCACACGGGCATCGGCGGGTTCTGTCGTCGATATGGTTTTCTTGACAAACCGTCACGGGTGCGATTTCGGATGCTGGACTCGAATGTCCGTCTGCTACCAGTGGAAGCCGATCAGGATATCATCCTGACACAGTCAGCCTTCGCCTCACTTGATTTGCCGGTATCGAAAGTGTTCATCACTGAAAATGAGATCAACTTTTTGGCTTTTCCGGATGTTTCTGATGCGGTGGTGGTATTCGGAGCGGGATACGGATTTGACAATCTCGCGGCCGCAACCTGGCTGCACGAAAAAGAAATCTACTATTGGGGGGACATCGATACTCACGGCTTTGCTATTCTCAATCAATTGCGCGGGTTCTTGCCTCATGTCGTTTCTTTTCTGATGGATCAACGGACACTCCTTGCCCACAGGGCACTATGGGGAGTTGAAATGCAGCCTGAAACAGGGACTCTTACGCGGTTGAACTCCGAGGAAAGCGCACTTTACGATAAATTGCGCCAAAACCATTGGGGGGAACGTGTTCGTCTGGAGCAGGAAAGGATTGGATTCGACTTTCTGCGAGATGTTCTCCGAGAGCTATGA
- a CDS encoding ATP-binding protein, whose translation MTGSLLPSPEEETASPLTGRIVSWEIFPLSFREFLDGKGIESDGPLSTKQRLTLQKAFEEYWQVGGFPGVIRLDQQQSIEAHQANWNTILASIIGHHNISHPRAVIDLAHWLVDNTGSFYAVSHLTDYLKSLGHRVRKSSVVDWLVAFEDAGLLFSVNILSSSPTRISVNPRKAYCIEHALVTSISSDILTNRDSLLENLVFTALRRMTPEIFYHKTKMGREVDLVALLPTSPGQERAVMLVQVCASLADPRVKQSEVRSLSEAMVELAVAKGTIVTWRTNETIHVGFGTIRVVPIWQFLLEMEPRT comes from the coding sequence GTGACCGGTTCCTTGCTGCCATCCCCGGAGGAGGAAACCGCCAGCCCATTGACCGGCCGGATCGTCTCCTGGGAGATTTTCCCGCTTTCGTTCCGAGAGTTCCTTGACGGCAAAGGCATCGAGAGCGACGGCCCCCTATCCACCAAGCAGCGGCTGACCCTCCAGAAGGCGTTCGAGGAATATTGGCAGGTCGGCGGCTTCCCCGGCGTGATCCGACTCGACCAGCAGCAAAGCATAGAGGCTCATCAGGCCAACTGGAACACCATCCTCGCCAGCATCATCGGCCACCACAACATCTCCCACCCTCGGGCGGTGATCGATCTGGCCCACTGGCTGGTGGACAATACCGGCTCCTTTTACGCCGTCAGCCACCTGACCGATTACCTGAAATCCCTCGGCCACCGGGTGCGCAAAAGCTCGGTGGTCGATTGGCTCGTCGCGTTCGAGGATGCCGGGCTGCTGTTCAGCGTGAATATCCTTTCCAGCTCGCCGACCCGAATCAGCGTCAATCCCCGCAAGGCCTACTGCATCGAACATGCGCTGGTAACCTCGATCAGCTCCGACATCCTCACCAACCGCGACAGCCTGCTGGAGAATCTGGTCTTCACCGCGCTGCGCCGGATGACGCCGGAAATCTTCTACCACAAGACAAAGATGGGCCGGGAGGTGGACCTTGTCGCGCTGCTGCCAACAAGCCCGGGACAAGAACGAGCCGTCATGCTGGTCCAGGTTTGCGCCTCGCTGGCCGATCCCCGCGTCAAGCAGAGCGAGGTCCGCTCCCTCTCCGAAGCCATGGTCGAGCTGGCGGTGGCGAAGGGGACCATCGTCACCTGGCGCACCAATGAAACCATCCATGTGGGCTTCGGCACCATCCGGGTGGTGCCGATCTGGCAGTTTCTGCTGGAGATGGAGCCGCGAACCTAA
- a CDS encoding HNH endonuclease: protein MSFSKEIVEDALVACGRSCCICHKFCGVRIETHHLKPKHLGGDDSFENCIPLCFDCHAEVEHYNNNHPRGRKFSEGELRKHRDNWYSMVRELNTPLPRHENSVHVIQAVNGKGNMVAGRDLNIVTERVVKKTVVQTDPGGKHISNTTARKILELVNEYIDIYTAAEKDSQRAAKRIWSSLKKEFDVTTYKEISSDDSDRAIQWLHAQIAMARPKIRRKAPERWKQSFYKPIYARANELGMSKEELYAIAQTRLELKKPVGSLKDLTQKNLEKLHHIMIGEVNKSKRGD from the coding sequence ATGAGTTTTTCAAAGGAAATCGTCGAAGATGCATTAGTCGCCTGCGGGCGATCATGCTGCATTTGCCACAAATTCTGTGGGGTCCGAATTGAGACGCACCACCTCAAACCAAAGCACCTTGGCGGTGACGACAGCTTTGAAAACTGCATTCCCCTCTGTTTTGATTGCCATGCGGAAGTCGAACACTACAACAATAACCATCCGCGAGGACGCAAATTTTCGGAGGGAGAACTCAGGAAACATCGGGACAACTGGTACAGCATGGTCCGCGAGCTGAATACACCGCTTCCGCGTCATGAGAATTCCGTCCACGTTATTCAGGCGGTGAATGGCAAAGGAAATATGGTAGCCGGTCGAGACCTGAATATTGTTACCGAGAGAGTGGTCAAAAAGACTGTCGTACAGACTGATCCGGGCGGTAAGCACATTAGCAATACCACAGCGAGAAAAATCCTGGAATTGGTCAATGAATATATCGATATTTACACGGCGGCCGAGAAAGATTCCCAGCGTGCTGCAAAACGGATCTGGAGCTCGCTAAAAAAGGAATTCGATGTTACCACCTACAAGGAAATATCATCTGACGATTCCGATAGAGCCATCCAGTGGTTGCACGCTCAAATTGCCATGGCTCGTCCGAAGATCAGGCGTAAGGCTCCGGAGCGGTGGAAGCAAAGTTTCTATAAGCCGATCTATGCCCGAGCTAATGAGCTTGGGATGTCAAAAGAAGAGCTCTATGCGATTGCGCAAACACGACTTGAATTGAAGAAACCGGTCGGGTCTCTAAAAGACCTGACCCAGAAGAACCTTGAAAAATTACACCATATTATGATTGGCGAGGTTAACAAATCGAAGCGCGGGGATTGA
- a CDS encoding DUF2188 domain-containing protein, whose amino-acid sequence MPKKPGSHHVVPNADGGWDVKKDGATRSSGHFDKKQDAVDAGRKISQNQGTEFYIHGKDGKIQNKDSHGNDPYPPKG is encoded by the coding sequence ATGCCAAAGAAACCAGGATCACATCATGTCGTGCCCAACGCTGACGGCGGCTGGGACGTCAAGAAAGACGGCGCGACCCGTAGCAGCGGCCATTTCGACAAGAAGCAGGATGCCGTCGATGCCGGGCGCAAGATCAGCCAGAACCAAGGCACCGAGTTCTACATCCACGGCAAGGACGGGAAGATCCAAAACAAGGACAGCCACGGGAACGACCCATATCCGCCGAAGGGCTGA
- a CDS encoding class I SAM-dependent methyltransferase: MDDLQMQLLLDLHRSNVRQGPGGDAETKRAMELAGLARSRPLKIADVGCGTGASTILLAKELDAHITAVDFLPEFLDELHTRAIDHGVADRITTLNCSMDALPFTEGEFDVIWSEGAVYNMGFEAGVSAWRRFLKTGGKLIVSEITWLSATRPPELQSHWETEYPEIDVASAKIGLLERHGYSPEGYFVLPVHCWLENYYRPMQSRFDAFLERHGHSDQAKAIVDAERHEIALYEKFRDYYSYGVYVAKKV, encoded by the coding sequence ATGGATGATTTGCAAATGCAGCTTTTGCTTGATCTGCATAGATCAAATGTCAGGCAAGGGCCTGGCGGGGACGCTGAAACAAAACGGGCGATGGAGTTGGCTGGTCTCGCCCGGTCGCGTCCGTTGAAGATCGCGGATGTAGGCTGCGGTACTGGCGCATCCACCATCCTCCTGGCCAAGGAGCTGGATGCCCATATCACCGCTGTGGACTTCCTCCCGGAATTTCTCGACGAGCTTCACACCAGAGCTATCGACCACGGCGTGGCGGACAGGATCACCACGCTGAACTGCTCCATGGATGCCCTGCCTTTTACGGAGGGAGAATTCGACGTGATCTGGTCCGAAGGGGCCGTCTACAACATGGGCTTCGAAGCCGGGGTGTCAGCCTGGAGGCGATTCCTGAAGACCGGTGGAAAGCTCATCGTTTCTGAGATCACCTGGCTCAGTGCCACACGACCGCCGGAGCTCCAGTCCCATTGGGAGACCGAGTACCCCGAGATCGATGTCGCATCAGCAAAGATCGGGCTCCTTGAACGGCATGGCTATAGCCCGGAAGGCTACTTTGTCCTACCGGTGCATTGCTGGCTTGAAAATTACTATCGCCCCATGCAGAGCCGTTTTGATGCGTTTCTGGAGCGGCATGGCCACAGCGACCAGGCCAAGGCTATCGTCGATGCGGAACGGCACGAGATTGCCCTTTATGAAAAATTCCGGGACTACTACAGCTACGGCGTTTACGTGGCGAAAAAGGTGTGA
- a CDS encoding PilZ domain-containing protein has product MEERRQYQRVYLDEYDYEYPCYIQYGDAQYSVKLLDISQGGARFGMEYGQLPSYEYSSGSIMRLIENSPEYMKNIQYHVVWQQGNEVGVSFGEPLSTGYTALQQDFAPQYYYR; this is encoded by the coding sequence ATGGAAGAAAGAAGGCAATATCAACGGGTGTATCTTGATGAGTACGACTATGAATATCCATGTTATATCCAGTACGGAGATGCACAATATTCAGTCAAACTGCTGGACATAAGCCAGGGCGGTGCAAGATTCGGCATGGAGTACGGCCAGTTGCCTTCCTATGAATACAGCAGCGGAAGCATCATGCGCCTGATCGAAAACTCTCCGGAATACATGAAAAACATTCAGTACCACGTTGTCTGGCAACAGGGAAACGAAGTGGGAGTAAGCTTCGGCGAGCCACTCTCAACGGGATACACAGCGCTCCAGCAGGATTTTGCACCTCAATACTATTATCGCTGA